One Pseudodesulfovibrio cashew DNA window includes the following coding sequences:
- a CDS encoding Y-family DNA polymerase: protein MPAAYALIDCNNFYASCERVFRPELRGRPVVVLSNNDGCVIARSAEAKELGVGMGTPYFKCRTMLERQGVAVFSSNYALYGDLSARVMRVLGRFCPSVEIYSIDEAFADLSGVPGGAAAFSRRLRATVEAWTGIPVSIGLGPTKTLAKLANRFAKKQPRCRGVFDLAASPDPDRVLRWTDVGEVWGIGPRHAKRLRKLGVRTALDFRELKREWVRRKMTVTGLHTLLELRGLPCLDFASGPPSKKTIVSSRSFGHPVTRLEDLMEATAQYATRAAEKLRRQRSVAGHVLVHLETNRFRLGEPQYNNAAPVPLAVATAHTPDLIRAAQAGLKRIFRDGYAYKKCGVMLSGLESEDGRWLSLLDLPPDAHGRHAPLMRAVDACNSRWGRDTVKFAASGLNGTWRMRRELCSPRYTTAWEELLTVKAG from the coding sequence ATGCCCGCTGCCTACGCGCTCATCGACTGCAACAATTTCTACGCGTCCTGCGAGCGGGTCTTTCGGCCTGAGCTGCGAGGTCGTCCCGTGGTCGTGCTCTCCAACAACGACGGGTGCGTCATCGCCCGGTCCGCCGAGGCCAAGGAGCTGGGCGTGGGTATGGGGACCCCGTATTTCAAGTGCCGGACCATGCTGGAGCGACAAGGCGTGGCCGTGTTCTCCTCCAACTATGCCCTGTACGGCGACCTGTCAGCCCGGGTCATGCGCGTGCTGGGCCGCTTTTGTCCCAGCGTGGAAATCTACTCCATCGACGAGGCCTTTGCCGACCTTTCGGGCGTGCCCGGCGGGGCGGCTGCGTTCTCCCGCCGGTTGCGGGCCACGGTGGAGGCGTGGACCGGCATCCCGGTCTCCATCGGCCTCGGGCCGACCAAGACCCTGGCCAAGCTGGCCAACCGGTTTGCCAAGAAGCAGCCACGCTGCCGGGGCGTGTTCGACCTGGCAGCCAGTCCGGACCCGGACCGGGTGTTGCGCTGGACCGACGTGGGCGAAGTCTGGGGCATCGGGCCACGCCACGCCAAGCGGCTTCGCAAGCTCGGGGTGCGTACCGCCCTGGACTTCCGGGAACTGAAGCGGGAGTGGGTGCGGCGGAAGATGACCGTGACCGGCCTGCACACCCTGCTGGAGCTGCGCGGGTTGCCCTGTCTGGACTTCGCCTCGGGGCCGCCGTCCAAAAAGACCATCGTGTCCTCACGTTCCTTCGGCCACCCGGTTACCCGCCTGGAGGATCTCATGGAGGCTACGGCCCAGTATGCCACTCGCGCTGCGGAGAAGCTTCGTCGGCAGCGCTCGGTGGCGGGGCATGTGCTCGTTCATCTGGAGACCAATCGGTTTCGCCTGGGAGAGCCCCAGTACAATAACGCCGCGCCCGTGCCCCTGGCCGTGGCCACGGCGCACACCCCGGACCTGATCCGCGCTGCCCAGGCCGGGCTCAAGCGCATCTTTCGCGATGGTTACGCCTACAAGAAGTGCGGGGTCATGCTTTCCGGGCTGGAATCCGAGGATGGGCGCTGGCTCAGCCTGCTGGATCTGCCGCCGGACGCCCATGGCCGTCACGCGCCGCTCATGCGGGCCGTGGACGCGTGCAACTCCCGCTGGGGGCGGGACACGGTCAAGTTTGCGGCCTCTGGTCTGAACGGGACCTGGCGCATGCGCCGCGAGCTGTGTTCTCCGCGCTACACCACGGCGTGGGAGGAG